One genomic window of Mercenaria mercenaria strain notata chromosome 2, MADL_Memer_1, whole genome shotgun sequence includes the following:
- the LOC123563621 gene encoding interferon-inducible GTPase 5-like, with protein sequence MAGPGSSENSNVPVYEEEQFVTAFRDHGIAGIQRYASERLDAWRHIPLDIAVTGQSGAGKSSYINAVRRLKVGQEGAAYTDVKEATKEIRSYKHPSNKNIVFWDLPGVGTENFKRENYLDKVNLKKYDFFIILSSERFSENDGWLAKEIKQMGKRFYFVRTKVFVDIYTEPLSRETPRQREEILDTILIDCIENLSKHELPDSDVYLIDNFKPDDFDFNNLQAKIIEDAPQLKREAIAFSLSGRTDKIIEQKKKELERRIPMIAIASAVAGAVPIPGLGTSVDVALLVKETWFYKEQFGLTDEAIQKSAQMLGMREEELKQKLDLKTFLINCTTKGIIVFCREMAVKEVAAEAVKFIIPIIGSVVSGALSYKTTSYCLRNILEEMYQDSVKINTKFSTHLAQATAV encoded by the coding sequence ATGGCGGGTCCAGGTAGTTCTGAAAACTCAAATGTACCTGTATATGAAGAAGAACAATTTGTGACTGCATTCAGAGACCACGGTATCGCTGGCATTCAGAGGTATGCCTCGGAAAGACTTGATGCATGGCGACATATCCCATTGGATATTGCAGTAACCGGGCAATCAGGGGCTGGGAAATCTAGTTACATCAATGCTGTCCGCCGGCTAAAAGTTGGACAGGAAGGAGCCGCGTACACAGACGTAAAGGAAGCCACGAAAGAAATCCGATCCTATAAACATCcttcaaataaaaacattgtattttGGGATTTACCTGGAGTTGGTACTGAAAATTTTAAACGagaaaattatcttgataaagttaatcttaaaaagtATGATTTTTTCATCATACTGTCTTCGGAGCGGTTTTCTGAAAATGATGGTTGGTTGGCTAAAGAAATAAAACAGATGGGGAAAAGGTTTTACTTTGTCCGCACAAAAGTGTTCGTGGATATTTATACTGAACCACTAAGTAGGGAAACTCCACGCCAAAGGGAAGAAATATTGGACACGATTTTAATCGATTGTATAGAAAACCTTTCAAAGCATGAGCTGCCTGACagtgatgtttatttaattgataACTTTAAACCAGATGACTTTGATTTCAATAACCTACAGGCAAAGATTATCGAAGACGCACCGCAGCTGAAAAGAGAAGCCATTGCATTCTCGCTCTCTGGTCGTACAGATAAAATTATTGAACAGAAAAAGAAAGAACTTGAAAGAAGAATTCCAATGATTGCCATAGCATCTGCTGTAGCTGGTGCCGTTCCTATACCCGGCTTGGGTACATCTGTCGACGTTGCTTTGTTGGTTAAAGAAACATGGTTCTATAAGGAGCAGTTCGGTTTAACCGATGAGGCAATACAAAAGAGTGCACAAATGTTAGGTATGCGCGAAGAAGAACTGAAGCAGAAGCTCGATCTGAAAACATTTCTGATAAATTGCACAACGAAAGGAATAATAGTTTTCTGCAGGGAGATGGCGGTTAAAGAAGTGGCTGCTGAAGCCGTAAAATTCATTATTCCAATTATAGGCAGCGTAGTGTCAGGGGCATTATCATACAAGACAACATCCTATTGCCTACGGAATATTCTGGAGGAAATGTATCAAGATTCCGTGAAGATAAACACGAAGTTCAGCACACACTTAGCACAGGCCACTGCAGTGTAG